A genome region from Macaca fascicularis isolate 582-1 chromosome 3, T2T-MFA8v1.1 includes the following:
- the SUMF2 gene encoding inactive C-alpha-formylglycine-generating enzyme 2 isoform X11: MFGWSFVFEDFVSDELRNKATQPMKPAGPGSGIRERLEHPVLHVSWNDARAYCAWRGKRLPTEEEWEFAARGGLKGQVYPWGNRFQPNRTNLWQGRFPKGDKAEDGFHGVSPVNAFPAQNNYGLYDLLGNVWEWTASPYQAAEQDMRVLRGASWIDTADGSANHRARVTTRMGNTPDSASDNLGFRCAADAGRLPGEL, translated from the exons ATGTTTGGATGGAGCTTTGTCTTTGAGGACTTTGTCTCTGATGAGCTGAGAAACAAAGCCACCCAGCCAATGAAG CCTGCAGGTCCTGGCTCTGGCATCCGAGAGAGACTGGAGCACCCAGTGTTACACGTGAGCTGGAATGACGCCCGTGCCTACTGTGCTTGGCGGGGAAAACGGCTGCCCACGGAGGAAGAGTGGGAGTTTGCTGCCCGAGGGGGCTTGAAGG GTCAAGTTTACCCATGGGGAAACCGGTTCCAGCCAAACCGCACCAACCTGTGGCAG GGAAGGTTCCCCAAGGGGGACAAAGCTGAGGATGGCTTCCATGGAGTCTCCCCAGTGAATGCTTTCCCCGCCCAGAACAACTATG GGCTCTATGACCTCCTGGGCAACGTGTGGGAGTGGACAGCATCACCATACCAGGCCGCTGAGCAGGACATGCGTGTCCTCCGGGGGGCATCGTGGATCGACACAGCTGACGGCTCTGCCAATCACCGGGCCCGGGTCACCACCAG GATGGGCAACACTCCAGATTCAGCCTCAGACAACCTCGGTTTCCGCTGTGCTGCAGACGCAGGCCGGCTGCCAGGGGAGCTGTAA
- the SUMF2 gene encoding inactive C-alpha-formylglycine-generating enzyme 2 isoform X10: MFGWSFVFEDFVSDELRNKATQPMKPVLWWLPVEKAFWRQPAGPGSGIRERLEHPVLHVSWNDARAYCAWRGKRLPTEEEWEFAARGGLKGQVYPWGNRFQPNRTNLWQGRFPKGDKAEDGFHGVSPVNAFPAQNNYGLYDLLGNVWEWTASPYQAAEQDMRVLRGASWIDTADGSANHRARVTTRMGNTPDSASDNLGFRCAADAGRLPGEL, from the exons ATGTTTGGATGGAGCTTTGTCTTTGAGGACTTTGTCTCTGATGAGCTGAGAAACAAAGCCACCCAGCCAATGAAG CCTGTACTCTGGTGGCTTCCAGTGGAAAAGGCATTTTGGAGGCAG CCTGCAGGTCCTGGCTCTGGCATCCGAGAGAGACTGGAGCACCCAGTGTTACACGTGAGCTGGAATGACGCCCGTGCCTACTGTGCTTGGCGGGGAAAACGGCTGCCCACGGAGGAAGAGTGGGAGTTTGCTGCCCGAGGGGGCTTGAAGG GTCAAGTTTACCCATGGGGAAACCGGTTCCAGCCAAACCGCACCAACCTGTGGCAG GGAAGGTTCCCCAAGGGGGACAAAGCTGAGGATGGCTTCCATGGAGTCTCCCCAGTGAATGCTTTCCCCGCCCAGAACAACTATG GGCTCTATGACCTCCTGGGCAACGTGTGGGAGTGGACAGCATCACCATACCAGGCCGCTGAGCAGGACATGCGTGTCCTCCGGGGGGCATCGTGGATCGACACAGCTGACGGCTCTGCCAATCACCGGGCCCGGGTCACCACCAG GATGGGCAACACTCCAGATTCAGCCTCAGACAACCTCGGTTTCCGCTGTGCTGCAGACGCAGGCCGGCTGCCAGGGGAGCTGTAA
- the SUMF2 gene encoding inactive C-alpha-formylglycine-generating enzyme 2 isoform X8 yields MFGWSFVFEDFVSDELRNKATQPMKSPFLQPVLWWLPVEKAFWRQPAGPGSGIRERLEHPVLHVSWNDARAYCAWRGKRLPTEEEWEFAARGGLKGQVYPWGNRFQPNRTNLWQGRFPKGDKAEDGFHGVSPVNAFPAQNNYGLYDLLGNVWEWTASPYQAAEQDMRVLRGASWIDTADGSANHRARVTTRMGNTPDSASDNLGFRCAADAGRLPGEL; encoded by the exons ATGTTTGGATGGAGCTTTGTCTTTGAGGACTTTGTCTCTGATGAGCTGAGAAACAAAGCCACCCAGCCAATGAAG TCTCCTTTTTTGCAGCCTGTACTCTGGTGGCTTCCAGTGGAAAAGGCATTTTGGAGGCAG CCTGCAGGTCCTGGCTCTGGCATCCGAGAGAGACTGGAGCACCCAGTGTTACACGTGAGCTGGAATGACGCCCGTGCCTACTGTGCTTGGCGGGGAAAACGGCTGCCCACGGAGGAAGAGTGGGAGTTTGCTGCCCGAGGGGGCTTGAAGG GTCAAGTTTACCCATGGGGAAACCGGTTCCAGCCAAACCGCACCAACCTGTGGCAG GGAAGGTTCCCCAAGGGGGACAAAGCTGAGGATGGCTTCCATGGAGTCTCCCCAGTGAATGCTTTCCCCGCCCAGAACAACTATG GGCTCTATGACCTCCTGGGCAACGTGTGGGAGTGGACAGCATCACCATACCAGGCCGCTGAGCAGGACATGCGTGTCCTCCGGGGGGCATCGTGGATCGACACAGCTGACGGCTCTGCCAATCACCGGGCCCGGGTCACCACCAG GATGGGCAACACTCCAGATTCAGCCTCAGACAACCTCGGTTTCCGCTGTGCTGCAGACGCAGGCCGGCTGCCAGGGGAGCTGTAA
- the SUMF2 gene encoding inactive C-alpha-formylglycine-generating enzyme 2 isoform X12: MRSRKPVSLHPGCQPAGPGSGIRERLEHPVLHVSWNDARAYCAWRGKRLPTEEEWEFAARGGLKGQVYPWGNRFQPNRTNLWQGRFPKGDKAEDGFHGVSPVNAFPAQNNYGLYDLLGNVWEWTASPYQAAEQDMRVLRGASWIDTADGSANHRARVTTRMGNTPDSASDNLGFRCAADAGRLPGEL, translated from the exons ATGCGCTCCCGGAAGCCTGTCTCACTTCATCCTGGCTGTCAGCCTGCAGGTCCTGGCTCTGGCATCCGAGAGAGACTGGAGCACCCAGTGTTACACGTGAGCTGGAATGACGCCCGTGCCTACTGTGCTTGGCGGGGAAAACGGCTGCCCACGGAGGAAGAGTGGGAGTTTGCTGCCCGAGGGGGCTTGAAGG GTCAAGTTTACCCATGGGGAAACCGGTTCCAGCCAAACCGCACCAACCTGTGGCAG GGAAGGTTCCCCAAGGGGGACAAAGCTGAGGATGGCTTCCATGGAGTCTCCCCAGTGAATGCTTTCCCCGCCCAGAACAACTATG GGCTCTATGACCTCCTGGGCAACGTGTGGGAGTGGACAGCATCACCATACCAGGCCGCTGAGCAGGACATGCGTGTCCTCCGGGGGGCATCGTGGATCGACACAGCTGACGGCTCTGCCAATCACCGGGCCCGGGTCACCACCAG GATGGGCAACACTCCAGATTCAGCCTCAGACAACCTCGGTTTCCGCTGTGCTGCAGACGCAGGCCGGCTGCCAGGGGAGCTGTAA